The proteins below come from a single Oncorhynchus tshawytscha isolate Ot180627B linkage group LG22, Otsh_v2.0, whole genome shotgun sequence genomic window:
- the LOC112222439 gene encoding aerolysin-like protein isoform X2, whose amino-acid sequence MATTLHLIGGGGGTHFEFHGMDNGATIKKIGVAVGGSQVKAVRVELTDGKGATFGDATTFNEFEFNLGERITKLSLWGNGAGTRLGAIKFVTSQNRKFFEKMTSWPLKIEYTIDVGSGICLGLQGRSGSDIDCMGFIFIKTIKSSVMTDMEYPTLSLYKPQVTQEYVTSVCHQNYTSLVLEKSITYIKTLTKTSSWSVSNKIEFTLNVSVKAGIPDLVEVSSGFSLTVGVEQSSSLQKTETITESGTINVKIPPGKIMDVEITMWKANIDLDYRAKVRVTCMNGSQLVFPSKGIYTGVAYTSLRLSRKER is encoded by the exons ATGGCAACCACACTGCATTTGATCGGTGGTGGAGGAGGCACTCACTTTGAATTCCATGGCATGGACAACGGTGCCACCATCAAGAAGATCGGAGTGGCGGTGGGAGGCTCGCAGGTGAAAGCTGTGCGGGTGGAGCTGACCGACGGGAAAGGAGCGACTTTTGGAGATGCGACCACTTTCAATGAGTTTGAGTTCAACCTCGGCGAGCGCATCACCAAGCTGTCTCTGTGGGGTAACGGCGCCGGCACACGTCTGGGTGCCATCAAATTCGTGACGAGTCAGAACCGGAAGTTCTTTGAAAAAATGACCAGCTGGCCACTGAAGATTGAGTACACCATAGATGTGGGTTCTGGAATCTGCCTGGGGCTGCAGGGCAGGTCTGGCTCGGACATCGACTGCATGGGCTTCATTTTCATCAAAACCATCAAGTCGTCCGTGATGACTGACATGGAGTATCCCACCCTGTCCCTCTATAAACCCCAG GTGACCCAAGAATATGTGACATCTGTGTGTCACCAGAACTACACCTCCTTGGTTCTAGAAAAGTCCATTACATACATCAAGACGCTGACCAAGACTTCCTCCTGGTCCGTCAGCAACAAAATCGAATTCACCTTGAATGTGTCGGTCAAAGCAGGGATCCCAGATCTGGTCGAGGTGTCATCAGGGTTCAGCTTGACCGTCGGAGTGGAGCAATCCAGCAGCCTGCAGAAGACAGAGACCATAACAGAATCAGGTACCATCAACGTGAAGATCCCACCAGGGAAGATCATGGATGTTGAGATCACAATGTGGAAAGCAAATATCGACCTCGACTACAGGGCCAAAGTGAGAGTCACCTGCATGAATGGCAGTCAGCTGGTCTTCCCATCCAAAGGCATCTACACTGGTGTGGCTTACACTTCATTGAGGTTATCCAGAAAGGAGAGATGA
- the LOC112222439 gene encoding aerolysin-like protein isoform X1, with the protein MSCVAQGELLSFSKRKGYVTCTHMATTLHLIGGGGGTHFEFHGMDNGATIKKIGVAVGGSQVKAVRVELTDGKGATFGDATTFNEFEFNLGERITKLSLWGNGAGTRLGAIKFVTSQNRKFFEKMTSWPLKIEYTIDVGSGICLGLQGRSGSDIDCMGFIFIKTIKSSVMTDMEYPTLSLYKPQVTQEYVTSVCHQNYTSLVLEKSITYIKTLTKTSSWSVSNKIEFTLNVSVKAGIPDLVEVSSGFSLTVGVEQSSSLQKTETITESGTINVKIPPGKIMDVEITMWKANIDLDYRAKVRVTCMNGSQLVFPSKGIYTGVAYTSLRLSRKER; encoded by the exons ATGTCCTGTGTTGCTCAGGGAGAGCTTCTta GTTTTTCAAAGCGGAAAG GTTACGTGACGTGCACACACATGGCAACCACACTGCATTTGATCGGTGGTGGAGGAGGCACTCACTTTGAATTCCATGGCATGGACAACGGTGCCACCATCAAGAAGATCGGAGTGGCGGTGGGAGGCTCGCAGGTGAAAGCTGTGCGGGTGGAGCTGACCGACGGGAAAGGAGCGACTTTTGGAGATGCGACCACTTTCAATGAGTTTGAGTTCAACCTCGGCGAGCGCATCACCAAGCTGTCTCTGTGGGGTAACGGCGCCGGCACACGTCTGGGTGCCATCAAATTCGTGACGAGTCAGAACCGGAAGTTCTTTGAAAAAATGACCAGCTGGCCACTGAAGATTGAGTACACCATAGATGTGGGTTCTGGAATCTGCCTGGGGCTGCAGGGCAGGTCTGGCTCGGACATCGACTGCATGGGCTTCATTTTCATCAAAACCATCAAGTCGTCCGTGATGACTGACATGGAGTATCCCACCCTGTCCCTCTATAAACCCCAG GTGACCCAAGAATATGTGACATCTGTGTGTCACCAGAACTACACCTCCTTGGTTCTAGAAAAGTCCATTACATACATCAAGACGCTGACCAAGACTTCCTCCTGGTCCGTCAGCAACAAAATCGAATTCACCTTGAATGTGTCGGTCAAAGCAGGGATCCCAGATCTGGTCGAGGTGTCATCAGGGTTCAGCTTGACCGTCGGAGTGGAGCAATCCAGCAGCCTGCAGAAGACAGAGACCATAACAGAATCAGGTACCATCAACGTGAAGATCCCACCAGGGAAGATCATGGATGTTGAGATCACAATGTGGAAAGCAAATATCGACCTCGACTACAGGGCCAAAGTGAGAGTCACCTGCATGAATGGCAGTCAGCTGGTCTTCCCATCCAAAGGCATCTACACTGGTGTGGCTTACACTTCATTGAGGTTATCCAGAAAGGAGAGATGA